CATCCAACATAGCGATGGCACCATTACCGACCATTGCCACCCCGATGACGGCCATCACCACCATGATGACGTATCAGACGAGAAGCATTCCCTTAAAAGGGAGACAAAACACGATGCTTGACGACTTCTTCATTCGCGCAATTATTGCAGGCATTGGCGTTGCGCTTATTGCAGGGCCGTTGGGCTGCTTTATTGTCTGGCGCAGGCTTGCTTATTTCGGCGATACCTTGTCGCACGCGGCGCTACTTGGCGTGGCGCTTGCTTTTTTGTTTGAGATAAACATCACACTTGCCGTCTTTGCTATCTCTGCTTGTGTTTCACTTGCGCTTTTATTGTTACGGCGCCATGCAACCCTTTCAAGCGATGCACTGCTCGGTCTTCTGGCTCATTCTTCGCTGGCGTTAGGTCTCGTTGCTCTTGCATTCATGACGTGGGTCCGCATTGATCTAATGGGCTTCTTATTCGGCGATATCTTGGCTGTGTCCAAACCAGATATTGCCATCATTTGGCTTGGTGGTCTTATTGTGCTTGGTATCCTTGCCGCTATCTGGCGCCCGCTTTTTGCAGCGACGGTCAACCACGAATTGAGTGAAGCTGAGGGTATGAGGCCAGAACGGGCTAATATCATCTTCATGCTTTTAATGGCCGCAGTCATTGCCATTTCAATGAAGATTGTTGGTGTGTTATTGATCACTGCCATGCTGATTATTCCTGCGGCCACTGCGCGCCGGTTTTCTTTTGGTCCTGAGCAGATGGCGCTTTGGGCGGCCCTCATTGGAGCAACCTCTGTCGTTGGCGGTTTATTCGGGTCACTAGAATGGGACACACCCGCTGGCCCCAGCATCGTTGTGGCTGCTCTCGCCCTTTTCATTCTCTCCCTCTTTTATCGTTCCCCAAACAGAACTAAAAATACTAACGCCGAGAACAAGCATTCAAATAAACCTCGAAAAGGAAACCGATCATGAGCAACCATGTTCACGCTATCGAGAACCTGACCAAAAACCAATCTTTAGTTATGGGAGCCTTGGCAAAGTCAGAAGAGCCACTCAGCGCCTATACCATTTTGGATCAGCTGCGTGATCGAGGCTTTCGCGCCCCGCTACAAGTTTATCGCGCACTCGACAAACTCGTTGAATTTGGCATGGTGCATCGATTGGAAAGCCTGAATGCTTTTGTTGCCTGTAGTCACCCAGATTGCGATGGTCAGGAAACGCTGGCCTTCATGATATGCGACACA
This sequence is a window from Hyphomicrobiales bacterium. Protein-coding genes within it:
- a CDS encoding metal ABC transporter permease is translated as MLDDFFIRAIIAGIGVALIAGPLGCFIVWRRLAYFGDTLSHAALLGVALAFLFEINITLAVFAISACVSLALLLLRRHATLSSDALLGLLAHSSLALGLVALAFMTWVRIDLMGFLFGDILAVSKPDIAIIWLGGLIVLGILAAIWRPLFAATVNHELSEAEGMRPERANIIFMLLMAAVIAISMKIVGVLLITAMLIIPAATARRFSFGPEQMALWAALIGATSVVGGLFGSLEWDTPAGPSIVVAALALFILSLFYRSPNRTKNTNAENKHSNKPRKGNRS
- a CDS encoding Fur family transcriptional regulator, which encodes MSNHVHAIENLTKNQSLVMGALAKSEEPLSAYTILDQLRDRGFRAPLQVYRALDKLVEFGMVHRLESLNAFVACSHPDCDGQETLAFMICDTCGQVDEITDRPLTKRLAHLASETHFTLLKTTIELRGLCKTCQTA